In Magnetospirillum sp. XM-1, a single window of DNA contains:
- the fliP gene encoding flagellar type III secretion system pore protein FliP (The bacterial flagellar biogenesis protein FliP forms a type III secretion system (T3SS)-type pore required for flagellar assembly.), producing the protein MTRLPMSRPRLILAIAAGIMTALAAGPVLAQSLNIDLGGPQASATSRIIQLIALTTVLSVAPSILVMVTSFTRFVVVLGFLRQALGTQQSPPNTVMVSLAMFLTAFVMAPTFEKAWTDGIQPVMDGHLDELEGFEKAVRPFHAFMSRHVRAQDLKLFMDLSRSKDVVKAEDVPLKALVPAFMISELRRAFEIGFLVFLPFLIIDMVIASVLMSMGMMMIPPAMISLPFKLIFFVMVDGWYLVVGSLVQSYG; encoded by the coding sequence TGTCCCGCCCCCGGCTGATCCTGGCCATCGCCGCCGGCATCATGACCGCCCTGGCGGCGGGACCGGTCCTGGCCCAGTCGCTGAACATCGACTTAGGCGGCCCCCAGGCCTCCGCCACCTCGCGCATCATCCAGCTGATCGCGCTGACCACCGTGCTTTCGGTGGCGCCAAGCATCCTGGTGATGGTGACGTCGTTCACCCGCTTCGTGGTGGTGCTGGGCTTCCTGCGTCAGGCGCTGGGCACCCAGCAGAGCCCGCCCAACACGGTGATGGTCAGCCTGGCCATGTTCCTCACCGCCTTCGTCATGGCGCCCACCTTTGAGAAGGCCTGGACCGACGGCATCCAGCCGGTGATGGACGGCCACCTGGACGAGCTGGAGGGCTTCGAGAAGGCCGTCAGGCCGTTTCACGCCTTCATGAGCAGGCATGTCCGCGCCCAGGACCTGAAGCTGTTCATGGACCTGTCGCGCTCCAAGGACGTGGTGAAGGCCGAGGACGTGCCCCTGAAGGCCCTGGTTCCCGCCTTCATGATCAGCGAGCTGCGCCGGGCGTTCGAGATCGGCTTCCTGGTCTTCCTGCCCTTCCTGATCATCGACATGGTCATCGCCTCGGTGCTGATGAGCATGGGCATGATGATGATTCCGCCGGCCATGATCTCACTTCCGTTTAAGCTGATCTTCTTCGTCATGGTGGACGGGTGGTATCTCGTCGTAGGGTCCCTGGTGCAGAGTTACGGGTAA
- a CDS encoding NADP-dependent isocitrate dehydrogenase, whose product MKKIKVANPIVELDGDEMTRIIWKFIKDKLILPYLDVDLKYYDLGIEYRDKTDDKVTIEASEAIKKYGVGVKCATITPDEARVKEFNLKKMWKSPNGTIRNILDGTVFREPIICKNVPRLVPGWTKPIVIGRHAFGDQYKATDFTVPGPGKLTIKFVGTNGETIEHEVFDFPGAGVAMGMYNLDESIYGFARACMNYGLQKKWPVYLSTKNTILKAYDGRFKDIFQEVFDKEFKVEFDKLGITYEHRLIDDMVASALKWSGEFVWACKNYDGDVQSDTVAQGFGSLGLMTSVLMSPDGKVVEAEAAHGTVTRHYREHQKGKETSTNPIASIFAWTRGLFYRAQFDNTPEVAKFAQSLEEVCVETVESGFMTKDLAILIGPGQSWLTTQQFLDKLDENLKKRMGLA is encoded by the coding sequence ATGAAGAAGATCAAAGTCGCAAACCCGATCGTCGAGCTGGACGGCGACGAGATGACCCGGATCATCTGGAAGTTCATCAAGGACAAGCTGATCCTGCCCTACCTGGACGTGGATCTGAAATATTACGATCTGGGCATCGAATACCGCGACAAGACCGACGACAAGGTGACGATCGAGGCCTCGGAGGCCATCAAGAAGTACGGCGTCGGCGTCAAGTGCGCCACCATCACCCCCGACGAGGCGCGGGTGAAGGAATTCAACCTGAAGAAGATGTGGAAGTCGCCCAACGGCACCATCCGCAACATTCTTGACGGCACCGTGTTCCGCGAGCCGATCATCTGCAAGAACGTGCCGCGCCTGGTGCCCGGCTGGACCAAGCCCATCGTCATCGGCCGCCACGCCTTCGGCGACCAATACAAGGCCACCGACTTCACCGTCCCCGGCCCCGGCAAGCTGACCATCAAGTTCGTCGGCACCAACGGCGAGACCATCGAGCACGAAGTGTTCGACTTCCCCGGCGCCGGCGTGGCCATGGGCATGTACAACCTGGACGAGTCCATCTACGGCTTCGCCCGGGCCTGCATGAATTACGGCCTGCAGAAGAAGTGGCCGGTGTACCTGTCGACCAAGAACACCATCCTCAAGGCCTATGACGGCCGCTTCAAGGACATCTTCCAGGAAGTGTTCGATAAGGAGTTCAAGGTCGAGTTCGACAAGCTGGGCATCACCTACGAGCACCGCCTGATCGACGACATGGTGGCGTCCGCCTTGAAGTGGTCGGGCGAGTTCGTCTGGGCCTGCAAGAACTACGACGGCGACGTGCAGTCCGACACCGTGGCCCAGGGCTTCGGCTCACTGGGCCTGATGACCTCGGTGCTGATGAGCCCCGACGGCAAGGTCGTCGAGGCCGAGGCCGCCCACGGCACGGTGACGCGGCACTACCGCGAGCACCAGAAGGGCAAGGAGACCTCGACCAATCCGATCGCGTCGATCTTCGCCTGGACCCGCGGCCTGTTCTATCGCGCCCAGTTCGACAACACCCCCGAGGTGGCGAAGTTCGCCCAGTCCCTCGAGGAAGTGTGCGTGGAAACGGTGGAATCCGGCTTCATGACCAAGGACCTGGCCATCCTGATCGGCCCCGGCCAGTCGTGGCTGACCACCCAGCAGTTCCTGGACAAGCTGGACGAGAACCTGAAGAAGCGGATGGGTCTGGCCTGA
- a CDS encoding NADP-dependent isocitrate dehydrogenase, whose product MSTAKIIWTKVDEAPALATYSLLPIVQAFTGAAGVAVETRDISLAGRIIANFPENLTPAQKIKDELAELGELTLKPEANIIKLPNVSASVPQLKAAIKELQSQGYKIPDFPEDPKTDAEKEIKARYGKVLGSAVNPVLREGNSDRRAALSVKNYAKKNPHKMGAWASSSQSHVAHMNAGDFYGSEKSVTVSDATTVRIELVGKDGATTVLKEKTALKAGEVIDAAVMSAKALRAFYAEQINDAKSQPGLLLSLHLKATMMKVSDPIMFGHAVTVFFKDVFEKHAAAIKDIGVNVNNGFGDLIAKLDKLPAAKKAEIEADIKAAYEAGPPLAMVNSDKGITNLHVPSDVIVDASMPAMIRDSGRMWGTDGKLHDTKAMIPDRCYARMYQVVIDDCKKHGAFDPKTMGSVPNVGLMAQKAEEYGSHDKTFEVPADGVVRVVDASGKVLLEQKVEAGDIFRACQTKDAPIQDWVKLAVTRARLSNTPAIFWLDKNRAHDAQIIAKVEKYLGDHDTKGLDISIKAPEEAIAVSLERIRKGQDTISVTGNVLRDYLTDLFPILELGTSAKMLSIVPLMAGGGLFETGAGGSAPKHVQQFQEEGYLRWDSLGEFLALAVSLEHLAQTFKNPKAQVLADTLDQANGKILDNNKSPARKVGELDNRGSHFYLAMYWAQALAEQTKDKELAAKFAPLAKALTENEAKINAELIAAQGKPVDMGGYYSPNDSKTSAAMRPSATLNAALAAI is encoded by the coding sequence ATGAGCACCGCGAAAATCATCTGGACCAAGGTTGACGAGGCGCCGGCTCTGGCGACCTATTCCCTGCTTCCCATCGTCCAGGCCTTTACCGGGGCGGCCGGAGTGGCCGTGGAAACCCGCGACATCTCGCTGGCCGGCCGCATCATCGCCAATTTCCCCGAGAACCTGACGCCTGCCCAGAAGATCAAGGACGAACTGGCCGAACTGGGCGAGCTGACGCTCAAGCCCGAAGCCAACATCATCAAGCTGCCCAACGTCAGCGCTTCCGTGCCCCAGCTCAAGGCCGCCATCAAGGAGCTGCAGTCCCAGGGCTACAAGATCCCCGACTTCCCCGAGGACCCCAAGACCGATGCCGAGAAGGAAATCAAGGCCCGCTACGGCAAGGTTCTGGGCTCGGCGGTGAACCCGGTCCTGCGCGAGGGTAATTCCGACCGCCGCGCCGCGCTGTCGGTCAAGAACTACGCCAAGAAGAATCCCCACAAGATGGGCGCCTGGGCCTCTTCGTCCCAGTCCCACGTGGCTCACATGAATGCCGGCGACTTCTACGGCAGCGAGAAGTCGGTGACCGTTTCCGACGCCACCACCGTGCGCATCGAGCTGGTGGGCAAGGACGGCGCCACCACCGTGCTGAAGGAAAAGACCGCTCTGAAGGCCGGCGAGGTCATCGACGCCGCCGTGATGAGCGCCAAGGCGCTGCGCGCCTTCTACGCCGAGCAGATCAACGACGCCAAGTCCCAGCCGGGCCTGCTGCTGTCGCTGCATCTCAAGGCCACCATGATGAAGGTCTCGGACCCCATCATGTTCGGCCACGCCGTCACCGTGTTCTTCAAGGACGTGTTCGAGAAGCACGCGGCCGCCATCAAGGATATCGGCGTCAACGTCAACAACGGCTTCGGCGACCTGATCGCCAAGCTGGACAAGCTGCCCGCCGCCAAGAAGGCCGAGATCGAGGCCGACATCAAGGCCGCCTACGAGGCCGGCCCGCCGCTGGCCATGGTCAATTCCGACAAGGGCATCACCAACCTGCACGTGCCGTCCGACGTGATCGTCGACGCCTCCATGCCCGCCATGATCCGTGATTCGGGCCGCATGTGGGGCACCGACGGCAAGCTGCACGACACCAAGGCCATGATCCCCGACCGCTGCTACGCCCGCATGTATCAGGTGGTCATCGACGACTGCAAGAAGCATGGCGCCTTCGATCCCAAGACCATGGGCAGCGTGCCCAACGTCGGCCTGATGGCCCAGAAGGCCGAGGAATACGGCTCGCACGACAAGACCTTCGAGGTCCCCGCCGACGGCGTGGTCCGCGTGGTCGACGCTTCGGGCAAGGTGCTGCTGGAGCAGAAGGTCGAGGCCGGCGACATCTTCCGCGCCTGCCAGACCAAGGACGCGCCGATTCAGGATTGGGTCAAGCTGGCCGTCACCCGCGCCCGGCTGTCCAATACCCCGGCCATCTTCTGGCTGGACAAGAACCGCGCCCACGACGCCCAGATCATCGCCAAGGTGGAAAAGTACCTGGGTGACCACGACACCAAGGGGCTGGACATCTCCATCAAGGCCCCGGAAGAGGCCATCGCCGTCTCGCTGGAGCGCATCCGCAAGGGCCAGGACACCATCTCGGTGACCGGCAACGTGCTGCGCGACTACCTGACCGACCTGTTCCCCATCCTGGAGCTGGGCACAAGCGCCAAGATGCTGTCCATCGTTCCGCTGATGGCGGGCGGCGGCCTGTTCGAGACCGGCGCCGGCGGCTCGGCGCCCAAGCACGTGCAGCAGTTCCAGGAGGAAGGCTATCTCCGCTGGGATTCGCTGGGCGAGTTCCTGGCGCTGGCCGTGTCGCTGGAGCATCTGGCCCAGACCTTCAAGAACCCCAAGGCCCAGGTGCTGGCCGACACCCTGGATCAGGCCAACGGCAAGATCCTGGACAACAACAAGTCCCCCGCCCGCAAGGTGGGCGAGCTGGACAACCGCGGCAGCCACTTCTACCTGGCCATGTACTGGGCCCAGGCCCTGGCCGAGCAGACCAAGGACAAGGAGTTGGCCGCCAAGTTCGCTCCGCTGGCCAAGGCGCTGACCGAGAACGAGGCCAAGATCAACGCCGAGCTGATCGCGGCTCAAGGCAAGCCCGTCGACATGGGCGGTTACTACAGCCCGAACGATTCCAAGACCTCGGCCGCCATGCGGCCCAGCGCCACTCTGAACGCGGCGCTGGCCGCCATCTAA
- a CDS encoding Ig-like domain-containing protein: MNRPTLIALIGLAVAVVAIVLAMLSQRDDTKEMVVQTLPPPGAAAPAAVADANEPTFDVVRIDSGGDAVIAGRAKPGARVVIIDGGKELGQVTADQRGEWVFLPSGPLAPGSRELRLRAVNPDGSTVESGESVVLVVPPRGQGSALAIKSGRDGSSRILQGPANGAPGALSLDIVDHDDKGRMAVSGRAPSGAKVNVYMDNRLLGRTTADADGNWRVNSTLAPGKGSHTLRADQVDDKGKVLARVEFPWILGDNVAPSGGSSVTVLQGNSLWRIARRLYGQGVAYTVIFEANRDSIKNPDLIYPGQVFSVPAK; the protein is encoded by the coding sequence TTGAACCGGCCTACGCTCATCGCCCTGATCGGACTTGCCGTCGCGGTTGTCGCCATCGTGCTTGCCATGCTCAGCCAGCGTGACGACACCAAGGAGATGGTCGTCCAGACCCTGCCGCCGCCCGGCGCGGCGGCCCCCGCCGCCGTGGCCGACGCGAACGAGCCGACCTTCGACGTGGTCCGCATCGATTCCGGCGGCGACGCGGTCATCGCCGGGCGCGCCAAGCCCGGAGCGCGGGTCGTCATCATCGACGGCGGCAAGGAACTGGGCCAGGTCACCGCCGACCAGCGCGGCGAGTGGGTGTTCCTGCCCTCCGGCCCGCTGGCTCCCGGCTCGCGGGAACTGCGGCTGAGGGCCGTCAATCCCGACGGCAGCACGGTGGAGTCCGGCGAGTCCGTCGTCCTGGTGGTGCCGCCCCGCGGCCAGGGCTCGGCGCTGGCCATCAAGTCGGGCCGCGACGGCAGCAGCCGCATCCTGCAGGGCCCCGCCAACGGCGCTCCGGGCGCCCTTTCGCTCGACATCGTCGACCACGACGACAAGGGCCGCATGGCGGTCAGCGGCCGCGCGCCCTCCGGGGCCAAGGTCAACGTCTACATGGACAACCGGCTGCTGGGCCGCACCACCGCCGACGCGGACGGCAACTGGCGGGTGAACTCGACCTTAGCGCCGGGCAAGGGCAGCCATACGCTGCGCGCCGACCAGGTGGACGACAAGGGCAAGGTGCTGGCCCGGGTGGAATTCCCGTGGATTCTGGGCGACAACGTCGCGCCTTCGGGCGGCTCGAGCGTGACGGTGCTGCAGGGTAACTCGCTGTGGCGCATCGCCCGGCGGCTTTACGGCCAGGGCGTCGCCTACACGGTGATCTTCGAGGCCAACCGCGACAGCATCAAGAACCCCGACCTCATCTATCCCGGTCAGGTGTTCAGCGTTCCCGCGAAGTAG